A section of the Enterococcus montenegrensis genome encodes:
- the hpf gene encoding ribosome hibernation-promoting factor, HPF/YfiA family: MFRYNVRGENIEVTEAIRDYVEKKVGKLERYFTDAPDATAHVNLKVYTEKTAKVEVTIPLPYLVLRAEETSPDLYASIDLVVDKLERQIRKFKTKINRKSRETAVPAAEAAVLFNNEAGDDETEAALDIVRTKRLSLKPMDSEEAVLQMNMLGHNFFIFEDAETNGTSIVYRRKDGKYGLIETN; encoded by the coding sequence ATGTTTAGATACAATGTACGCGGAGAAAATATTGAAGTTACAGAAGCTATTCGCGATTATGTAGAGAAAAAAGTCGGTAAGTTGGAGCGTTACTTTACAGATGCGCCCGATGCAACGGCTCATGTGAACTTAAAGGTTTATACTGAAAAAACAGCGAAAGTGGAAGTGACAATCCCACTACCATATTTGGTATTGCGCGCAGAAGAAACTTCACCAGATTTATATGCAAGTATCGATTTGGTCGTTGATAAACTAGAACGTCAAATTCGTAAATTCAAAACAAAAATCAATCGTAAATCTCGTGAAACAGCAGTTCCTGCAGCAGAAGCAGCGGTTTTATTTAACAATGAAGCAGGTGACGATGAAACAGAAGCAGCATTAGATATCGTCCGCACCAAACGCTTATCATTAAAACCAATGGACAGTGAAGAAGCTGTTTTACAAATGAATATGTTGGGACATAACTTCTTTATTTTTGAAGATGCTGAAACCAATGGCACTAGCATCGTTTACCGCCGTAAAGATGGTAAATACGGTTTAATTGAAACAAACTAA
- a CDS encoding ComF family protein produces the protein MKCSNCQQKISRNLLIQEIIFPWLLANEELCEDCLARFQKIEAKRACEGCMRPNCDELCQDCQKWRKMYPDFVLYHQALYHYNDAFKEWLYRYKFEGDYPLCHTFSLSVKQALKRYRDFIIVPLPLSKERQKERGFNQVEELLKAAGITYENILIRKQHDPPQASKKRTERLGLKQPYIIKKDVIISGRKFLLVDDVYTTGRTLYHGVALLYAHNAKAVATFTLAR, from the coding sequence ATGAAATGTAGTAATTGTCAGCAAAAAATTAGCCGTAATCTTTTGATACAAGAAATCATCTTTCCTTGGTTACTTGCAAATGAAGAATTATGCGAAGACTGTCTGGCTCGCTTTCAAAAAATTGAAGCTAAGCGCGCCTGTGAAGGGTGCATGCGTCCAAATTGCGATGAACTTTGCCAAGATTGTCAAAAATGGCGAAAAATGTATCCTGACTTTGTTCTTTATCACCAAGCACTTTATCACTATAATGATGCTTTTAAAGAATGGTTGTATCGCTATAAATTTGAAGGGGATTATCCATTGTGTCACACGTTTTCTTTATCGGTAAAGCAAGCACTAAAGAGGTATCGTGACTTTATTATTGTTCCGTTGCCGTTATCGAAAGAACGTCAAAAAGAGCGTGGCTTTAATCAAGTAGAAGAACTATTGAAGGCTGCTGGGATTACTTATGAAAATATTTTAATTCGTAAACAACACGATCCTCCGCAAGCAAGTAAAAAAAGAACGGAACGGCTGGGTTTAAAACAACCTTACATTATCAAAAAAGATGTGATAATTTCAGGACGTAAATTTTTGTTAGTAGACGATGTTTATACGACAGGACGTACGCTTTACCATGGCGTAGCACTTTTATACGCCCACAATGCAAAGGCCGTTGCAACTTTTACATTGGCACGTTAA
- a CDS encoding DEAD/DEAH box helicase: protein MEFYPGYQYLVTKAEVRKNSALSFQKAITVDGVFLRCRRCNTKFLKSENQLPDGRHYCRACMAFGRVTSSHYLGVLPLANPKKKTVDLIFCGQLTAAQKKISQGLVENFKQQRASLVYAVTGAGKTEMLFDLLHYCLAKGLSVAFCSPRVDVCCEIQPRLQAVFPKLEIGLRHYGAKPYQPTSLLVCTTHQLLYFKAAFHLIVVDEIDAFPYAGDQRLHFAVNNALHKTGSCVFLSATPSETEIKAAQKTGGLFCLPARFHRRQLPLPKLIRIKTQKLPLSYRIKKKFLSQVMQLLQHNHLLLFCATVQQVLAMEKFLKMELGDVAVGSVHAADCERQTKVKRMRQNKFQIFCCSTVMERGVTFANVSVLVFGADHLIFTQATLLQIARRADRKGDFSNSEVVFYFTQMTNAIRKTLQTTKNLNQQAKKAGLLNEM from the coding sequence ATGGAATTTTATCCTGGCTATCAGTACTTGGTAACAAAAGCAGAAGTAAGAAAAAACTCAGCACTGTCTTTTCAAAAGGCGATTACAGTTGATGGAGTTTTTTTACGTTGTCGTCGCTGCAATACTAAATTTTTAAAATCAGAAAATCAATTGCCCGATGGCCGTCATTACTGCCGTGCGTGTATGGCATTTGGTCGCGTTACTTCTAGCCATTATTTAGGTGTGCTGCCACTAGCAAACCCGAAAAAAAAGACAGTAGACTTGATTTTTTGCGGACAACTGACTGCTGCGCAGAAAAAAATCAGTCAAGGATTAGTAGAAAATTTTAAACAACAGCGAGCCAGTTTAGTTTATGCAGTCACTGGAGCCGGTAAAACCGAAATGTTATTTGACTTACTTCATTATTGTTTAGCTAAAGGCCTGAGTGTGGCATTTTGTAGTCCGCGTGTTGATGTCTGTTGTGAAATTCAGCCTCGTTTGCAAGCTGTATTTCCAAAGCTTGAAATCGGGTTGCGTCATTATGGTGCTAAACCCTATCAGCCAACTTCGCTTTTGGTTTGTACGACCCACCAATTACTCTATTTTAAAGCAGCATTTCATTTGATTGTCGTTGATGAAATTGATGCCTTTCCTTACGCTGGTGATCAGAGACTACATTTTGCTGTAAACAATGCCTTACACAAAACAGGTTCTTGTGTCTTTTTAAGTGCGACCCCTAGTGAAACTGAAATTAAAGCTGCTCAAAAGACAGGGGGGTTATTTTGTCTACCTGCACGATTTCATCGTCGCCAGTTACCTCTTCCAAAACTAATAAGAATCAAGACACAAAAATTACCACTATCCTACCGAATTAAAAAGAAGTTTTTAAGTCAAGTGATGCAATTATTACAACACAATCATTTACTCTTATTTTGCGCCACAGTACAGCAAGTGTTGGCCATGGAAAAATTTCTCAAAATGGAATTAGGCGACGTCGCTGTTGGCAGTGTGCATGCGGCAGATTGTGAGCGCCAAACAAAAGTAAAACGTATGCGACAAAATAAATTTCAAATTTTTTGCTGTTCGACTGTCATGGAACGCGGTGTGACCTTTGCCAATGTTTCTGTTTTGGTTTTTGGTGCAGATCATCTAATTTTTACCCAAGCTACCCTCTTACAGATTGCTAGAAGAGCGGATCGTAAAGGTGATTTTTCAAATAGCGAGGTTGTTTTTTATTTTACGCAAATGACAAACGCAATCAGAAAAACGCTTCAAACAACTAAAAACTTGAATCAGCAAGCAAAAAAGGCAGGGTTGCTTAATGAAATGTAG
- a CDS encoding PTS sugar transporter subunit IIB yields the protein MAKKTIMLVCSAGMSTSLLVTKMQKAAEAQGVEADVFAVSASDADNSIESKPVDVMLLGPQVRFMKGDFEKRLAPKGIPLDVINMADYGMMNGENVLKQAMTLIENK from the coding sequence ATGGCTAAAAAAACAATTATGTTAGTTTGTTCGGCTGGGATGAGTACCAGTTTATTAGTTACAAAAATGCAAAAAGCAGCAGAAGCACAAGGTGTTGAAGCAGATGTCTTTGCGGTATCTGCCTCAGATGCGGATAATTCAATTGAAAGCAAACCCGTTGACGTTATGTTATTAGGACCACAAGTTCGCTTTATGAAAGGCGACTTTGAAAAACGCTTAGCACCAAAAGGAATTCCACTTGATGTCATCAATATGGCCGATTATGGCATGATGAATGGCGAAAATGTTTTAAAACAAGCCATGACGTTAATCGAAAATAAATAA
- a CDS encoding DUF7662 domain-containing protein — protein sequence MARKYDVITHYLKTNGGSQVTLTFTQFDELLFPASGLPKSARKTKEWWANDYHYPEKGAYAWLNAGYEVVYVNLDKEFSVFNKLVKAKWLLAGDK from the coding sequence ATGGCACGAAAATATGACGTTATTACACATTATTTGAAAACAAATGGCGGGTCGCAAGTAACACTGACCTTTACTCAATTTGATGAACTATTATTTCCTGCTAGTGGTCTGCCCAAAAGTGCTCGTAAAACCAAAGAATGGTGGGCCAATGATTATCATTACCCTGAAAAAGGGGCGTATGCATGGTTAAATGCCGGCTATGAAGTCGTTTATGTTAATTTGGATAAAGAATTTAGCGTTTTTAATAAACTCGTCAAAGCCAAGTGGTTGCTGGCGGGGGACAAGTAG
- a CDS encoding YigZ family protein, whose translation MIDHYLTIQKDGVAEIEIKKSRFICSLKRVETEDEAKLFIQRVKKEHWKATHNCSAFVVGDKSEIKRSNDDGEPSGTAGIPMLEVLVKKDLINVAAVVTRYFGGTKLGAGGLIRAYSHAVSHGIDEIGIVEGKLQQEVSLTIAYPLLGKLQNYLENNQLAIKETLFTDEVVVVCSIDEESVAAFEASITELLSGQVQFFYGQKTYNEILLA comes from the coding sequence ATGATAGATCACTATTTAACGATTCAAAAAGACGGGGTAGCCGAAATTGAAATTAAAAAATCTCGTTTTATTTGCTCATTAAAACGAGTGGAAACAGAAGATGAAGCTAAACTATTTATTCAACGTGTAAAAAAAGAACATTGGAAAGCTACCCATAATTGCAGCGCTTTTGTAGTCGGGGACAAAAGTGAAATCAAACGTAGTAATGATGATGGTGAACCTAGTGGAACTGCTGGCATCCCCATGTTAGAAGTGTTAGTCAAAAAAGATTTAATCAACGTTGCAGCGGTTGTTACTCGCTACTTTGGCGGGACAAAATTAGGAGCGGGGGGATTAATTCGCGCTTATTCTCATGCTGTTTCTCATGGAATTGATGAAATTGGTATCGTTGAAGGAAAACTCCAGCAAGAAGTTTCACTAACAATTGCTTATCCCTTACTAGGAAAGTTGCAAAACTACTTGGAAAACAACCAGCTAGCGATAAAAGAGACACTCTTTACCGATGAGGTAGTGGTTGTCTGCTCAATCGATGAAGAAAGTGTGGCCGCCTTTGAAGCAAGTATCACTGAATTGTTAAGCGGTCAAGTACAGTTTTTTTATGGTCAAAAAACTTATAACGAAATTTTGCTAGCATAA